The Microcystis panniformis FACHB-1757 region TTGGCAGTTTTCTCAACATGGTTAACCGGTTATGTCAAAAATCGCTTAGATTTCGGGACAGAAATAACGGGGAAAGGAAGCGGATTTCCAGAGATTTCTGCTTCTGCGATCGCCGAAAATTACTGGACGCTGTAACCCCGTCCCTCCATACAGGCTGTCCAGGCTTGATAGTAGGTTTGTAATCGCTGGTTTTCCTCTTGGGTCGCTTCGACTTGCGCTTGCTCGGCCTGCTGTTGTTCTTCTCGTTCTCGGAACAGTCCCGCCAAAGCCCCGACTCCCGCCCCGATCGCTGCACCTTCCCCAGTATTCCCAGCGATCGCTCCTCCGACCGTTCCTAATAAAGCGCCTGTGGCACTTGCGCGAAGCAATTGTCCCTGTTGCGAGGATTGGGCGGCAGTGGCGGGGGATATCTGATCCGGCTGACTGGGATCGACCCCGGTTTGCTGTTTTGCCCAAGAATAACAAGCGTAATGGTCTTGCTGTTGTTGTTCTTGGCTTTGTCCTTGACTGGG contains the following coding sequences:
- a CDS encoding YMGG-like glycine zipper-containing protein, encoding MKRSIETLSVIVLGSILFPTDVSLAQVAEPFAYPSQGQSQEQQQQDHYACYSWAKQQTGVDPSQPDQISPATAAQSSQQGQLLRASATGALLGTVGGAIAGNTGEGAAIGAGVGALAGLFREREEQQQAEQAQVEATQEENQRLQTYYQAWTACMEGRGYSVQ